In the genome of Croceimicrobium hydrocarbonivorans, one region contains:
- a CDS encoding sigma-70 family RNA polymerase sigma factor, which yields MSAQIIESWIDQYSDELLHWAEYRTGDSALAQDMVQETFIAAFENYHQFKGDSNPKTWLSRILRNKIVDYFRSAYYRKNIFEGQPSDDDGPERSHFDTEEHWRTEIFQSGWEEDESLMNQEEFRSLFEQCLNALPQAWRDIIAAKYFAQEKGQDISQEFNISTSNYWQIIHRAKLSLKKCLEVYWKS from the coding sequence GTGTCCGCACAAATAATAGAATCCTGGATCGATCAATACAGCGATGAGCTCCTGCACTGGGCTGAGTACCGTACTGGTGATTCTGCCTTAGCTCAGGATATGGTTCAGGAAACCTTTATTGCGGCTTTCGAAAACTATCATCAGTTTAAGGGCGACAGCAATCCTAAAACCTGGTTATCGCGAATCCTGCGCAATAAAATTGTCGACTACTTCCGCTCTGCCTATTATCGAAAAAACATTTTTGAAGGTCAGCCTTCCGATGATGATGGCCCCGAACGATCGCATTTTGATACTGAAGAACACTGGCGCACCGAAATCTTTCAAAGTGGTTGGGAAGAGGATGAAAGTTTGATGAATCAGGAAGAATTCCGCAGCCTCTTTGAACAATGCTTAAATGCCTTACCGCAAGCTTGGCGCGATATCATTGCCGCTAAATACTTTGCACAGGAGAAAGGTCAGGATATAAGTCAGGAGTTCAATATCAGTACGTCCAACTATTGGCAAATTATTCATCGCGCTAAGCTGTCTTTGAAAAAATGCCTTGAAGTGTATTGGAAATCATGA
- a CDS encoding PD-(D/E)XK nuclease family protein, with protein MSSFLDQVAQFLLSQPLPLHRQTVILPSRRAGIFLQKALESQLDKPSLAPRFISIEDLIFELTGLEAVSRPELYFRLFECLRNSVRPDLKFEEFNRWGRALLQDFNEIDRYLIEPNQIFTYLGDLKRIEQWNLEPGEHTRMLDDYLKFWPALAEVYQELKQSLLAEGKAWQGLAYRAFAEKVQHETKAIAEEYEQFFFIGFNALNNAEEKALLQLYDAGLAQFFWDVDRYYFEDPEQEAGHFLRNSPLVKRLQKHDAFYGLHDELAHGTRKVESIAVAGSNLQSIIASNLLSEQSEEDLAQTAMVLSDEALLPAFLNSIHPNFPSLNLSMGLGLQHSPLAGFFEILLDFPLEAERNAKKTKDGWARYHFKRWEALLNHPITHKIAGSSAYKLQEIRTEMHRKNALYPSFSELGLEQLIEPLSADFFKVDQGIGEQYQRLAHFCEASLSVLVDQSSLQEGLFAFYQLFKQSADTLNRFPYLESFEQSLQFYRELLPDLGIDLRGEPLQGMQVMGWLETRCLDFKQIVVLSLNEGILPKGRSESSLLPFDVKRKFGLPTYLEKDAVFAYHFYRLMQRAQSIYLLHSTSASGIGVVEPSRFVRQLELEWPQKNARLLFKNQIATARSQEAKSNEQVAKSPALLQRLEEIALRGFSPSSLYLYLKDPLQFYYEKVLGLKPDDSLMEELDLPAQGNVLHEFLEYGFSLPDPENPEERIPHSPDPEGSFFKQKLPELKAQLKDLMLKHVPGLPLEQGPNLLHLESMSFMLRNFLKFESARLKKLGSSWKVLATEKGLEGRISLASGRQINLIGNADRIDQEGECIHIIDYKSGAKSKYDYSISSLDMEAFIKKPQAIQLPMYALMYWQQNPQLEIQASVLSLRKLSDNPFSMKMEKSAVLNSENQEAIVTVLQAIFEEMFNPDIPFQSRA; from the coding sequence TTGAGCTCATTTCTCGATCAAGTTGCGCAATTCCTGCTCAGCCAACCTCTTCCTCTCCATCGACAGACGGTAATTTTACCCAGTCGACGGGCTGGTATTTTTTTGCAAAAAGCATTAGAGTCCCAATTGGATAAACCCAGTTTGGCCCCTCGCTTTATTAGCATCGAAGACTTGATTTTCGAACTTACCGGCTTAGAAGCAGTTTCGCGACCCGAGCTTTATTTTCGACTCTTTGAATGCCTGCGAAATTCAGTACGACCTGATCTCAAATTTGAGGAATTCAATCGCTGGGGCAGAGCGCTCTTGCAGGACTTTAATGAGATCGATCGCTATCTAATAGAGCCGAATCAGATCTTCACTTATTTGGGTGATCTGAAACGCATTGAACAATGGAATCTAGAGCCGGGAGAACACACCCGCATGCTCGATGATTACCTTAAATTCTGGCCTGCCTTGGCTGAGGTTTATCAGGAGCTCAAACAAAGCCTATTGGCAGAAGGTAAAGCCTGGCAAGGTTTGGCCTATCGGGCTTTCGCCGAAAAAGTACAGCATGAAACCAAGGCCATTGCAGAAGAATACGAGCAGTTCTTTTTCATTGGCTTTAATGCACTTAATAATGCCGAAGAAAAGGCCTTGCTTCAACTTTATGATGCAGGTTTAGCCCAGTTCTTCTGGGATGTGGATCGCTACTATTTTGAAGATCCGGAACAAGAAGCCGGGCATTTCTTACGAAACTCGCCCTTGGTTAAGCGACTGCAAAAACACGATGCCTTTTATGGTTTGCATGATGAATTAGCTCATGGCACCCGAAAGGTGGAAAGTATTGCCGTAGCAGGATCGAACCTCCAATCGATAATCGCAAGCAATCTACTTAGTGAGCAAAGTGAAGAGGACCTGGCCCAAACTGCCATGGTTTTAAGTGATGAAGCTCTACTTCCCGCCTTTCTGAATAGTATTCATCCCAATTTCCCCAGCTTGAACCTTAGTATGGGCTTGGGCTTACAGCATTCACCTTTGGCTGGTTTTTTTGAAATCCTGCTGGACTTCCCTTTAGAAGCAGAACGGAATGCTAAGAAAACCAAAGATGGCTGGGCACGCTATCATTTTAAACGTTGGGAAGCCCTGCTCAACCATCCGATTACTCATAAAATTGCGGGCTCCTCCGCATACAAGCTTCAGGAAATCCGCACCGAGATGCATCGTAAAAATGCGCTCTATCCCAGCTTCAGCGAATTGGGCCTTGAGCAATTAATAGAACCCTTATCAGCCGACTTTTTTAAGGTCGACCAAGGCATAGGCGAACAATACCAGCGACTGGCCCATTTCTGTGAAGCGAGCTTAAGCGTTTTAGTAGATCAATCCAGTTTGCAAGAAGGGCTTTTTGCCTTTTACCAGCTCTTTAAGCAGAGCGCCGATACCTTGAATCGATTTCCTTATTTGGAGAGCTTTGAGCAGAGCCTACAATTTTATCGAGAACTTTTACCAGACCTTGGAATCGACCTGCGTGGCGAACCGCTACAAGGTATGCAGGTAATGGGTTGGTTGGAAACGCGTTGCCTGGATTTCAAGCAAATTGTGGTGCTAAGTCTCAATGAAGGTATTTTACCCAAAGGCCGCTCAGAAAGTAGTCTGCTACCCTTCGATGTGAAGCGCAAATTTGGCCTACCTACCTATCTGGAAAAAGATGCCGTATTTGCCTATCACTTCTATCGCCTCATGCAAAGGGCGCAAAGTATTTACCTCCTGCATAGTACCTCAGCCAGCGGAATTGGTGTGGTAGAGCCTTCCCGCTTTGTGCGGCAATTAGAATTAGAGTGGCCGCAAAAAAATGCACGACTCCTTTTCAAAAATCAGATTGCTACAGCACGTAGCCAGGAAGCCAAATCCAACGAGCAAGTAGCTAAAAGTCCGGCCTTGCTGCAAAGATTGGAGGAAATTGCACTTCGAGGTTTTTCGCCCAGCAGCCTCTACCTCTACCTCAAAGACCCGCTGCAGTTTTATTATGAAAAGGTTTTAGGGCTTAAGCCCGATGATAGCTTAATGGAGGAGCTCGATCTTCCCGCTCAGGGAAATGTATTGCATGAGTTTTTGGAATATGGCTTTAGTCTGCCTGATCCTGAAAATCCCGAAGAGCGAATCCCGCACAGCCCTGATCCAGAAGGATCCTTCTTTAAACAAAAGCTTCCAGAGCTAAAGGCCCAATTAAAAGACTTAATGCTAAAACATGTGCCTGGCCTCCCGCTGGAACAAGGTCCTAATCTTCTGCATTTAGAGAGCATGAGTTTTATGCTTCGCAATTTTCTGAAATTCGAAAGTGCACGACTTAAAAAATTAGGCTCCTCCTGGAAGGTTTTAGCTACTGAGAAAGGTCTAGAAGGTCGAATTAGCCTGGCTTCAGGGCGCCAAATAAATTTAATTGGAAATGCCGACCGTATTGATCAGGAAGGCGAATGCATTCATATAATTGACTATAAATCCGGGGCTAAATCCAAATACGATTACAGCATTTCCAGCCTCGACATGGAGGCCTTTATTAAAAAACCTCAAGCGATTCAATTGCCGATGTACGCCTTGATGTACTGGCAGCAAAATCCTCAATTAGAAATCCAGGCCTCGGTGCTCTCCTTGCGAAAATTGAGTGATAATCCCTTCAGCATGAAAATGGAAAAAAGTGCCGTGTTGAATTCCGAAAATCAAGAAGCAATAGTAACCGTACTACAAGCTATTTTCGAAGAAATGTTTAATCCGGATATTCCCTTTCAATCTCGCGCCTAA
- a CDS encoding glycosyltransferase family protein, producing the protein MTKVALIEFGTSHDEVLYPQYRFLEESAKHEVFLFVSEALKERLFDYPNHQVFFIPAQPKRSDLIDLHRRLRQMGIQKVVINTASGKTVRNFLWLRPKKPWKVCGVLHHLRKLEGSTTQKLISLYLKNYYFLAEYLQAKAPSLKPKLNYGQFYAGFLPDFPIDESYRKPLGETWVVVPGQLEYKRRDYQALLDSLKPNSLDPKLRFILLGKSKHSHGNGSEFEAELKNRQLEHFFLSWDNFVPNEAFYAYLAQADFVLPLIHLGQASGELYQKQISGSWNMALAFKVPMLIEAGSPGADEFEDGAYLYLKEELPGLWSKLDELKQRSYYLAPKWQFENQAQAYLDFLDKA; encoded by the coding sequence GACAAAAGTTGCCTTAATTGAATTTGGCACTTCACACGACGAAGTCCTTTATCCGCAATATCGCTTTCTGGAAGAGAGCGCTAAGCATGAGGTCTTTCTCTTTGTCTCAGAAGCTTTGAAGGAGCGGCTTTTTGACTATCCTAATCATCAAGTATTCTTTATTCCGGCCCAGCCTAAGCGTAGCGATCTAATTGATTTACATCGCCGATTAAGGCAAATGGGCATCCAGAAAGTGGTGATAAATACCGCCAGTGGTAAAACAGTACGCAACTTCCTTTGGCTACGACCTAAAAAGCCCTGGAAAGTGTGCGGCGTTTTACATCATCTGCGTAAGCTTGAAGGCAGTACTACCCAGAAACTAATTAGCCTTTATTTAAAGAACTATTATTTCCTGGCCGAATACCTTCAGGCGAAAGCCCCCTCATTAAAACCCAAATTGAATTACGGGCAATTCTATGCAGGCTTTCTCCCCGACTTCCCTATTGATGAAAGCTATCGAAAACCTCTAGGCGAAACCTGGGTTGTAGTTCCTGGGCAATTGGAATATAAGCGTCGTGATTACCAGGCATTATTGGATAGTTTAAAACCTAATTCCCTGGATCCAAAACTGCGTTTTATCCTTTTAGGCAAATCCAAGCACAGCCATGGAAATGGAAGTGAATTTGAAGCGGAGTTAAAGAATCGACAACTGGAGCACTTCTTCCTAAGCTGGGATAATTTCGTTCCCAATGAGGCTTTTTATGCCTATTTGGCTCAAGCCGATTTTGTACTGCCTTTAATTCATTTAGGCCAAGCTAGTGGCGAGCTGTATCAAAAACAAATTTCAGGTTCCTGGAACATGGCTTTGGCTTTTAAAGTGCCCATGTTGATCGAAGCGGGCAGTCCGGGTGCCGATGAATTTGAAGACGGAGCATATTTATACCTCAAAGAAGAGCTGCCAGGGCTATGGTCCAAGCTTGATGAGCTCAAACAAAGAAGCTATTATCTGGCCCCAAAATGGCAATTCGAAAATCAGGCTCAGGCCTATTTAGATTTTTTGGATAAGGCCTAA
- a CDS encoding oxidoreductase, with product MKKQVILVTGASSGMGKDFALDLIKQGHIVYGAARRIDKMEDIQKAGGHALAMDITKESEVEAVVKAIIEEQGRIDVLVNNAGYAVYGAVETVSIEDARRQFEVNIFGLASITQKVLPYMREAKKGKIVNISSVGGKVYTPLGAWYHATKHALEGWSDCLRLELAPFNIDVVLIEPGVILTEFGDVMLDPMIARAKGTAYESMTNTVAKATKQVYFEGQGSPASVITRLVNKAIASQKPKTRYAGGRMAKPMILIRRYFSDRFFDRIIMSQVK from the coding sequence ATGAAAAAGCAAGTCATTTTAGTAACCGGAGCTTCTTCTGGAATGGGTAAAGATTTTGCCCTAGATTTAATCAAACAAGGTCATATTGTATATGGTGCTGCGCGCCGGATCGACAAAATGGAGGATATCCAAAAAGCGGGTGGACATGCGCTGGCCATGGATATCACCAAGGAATCTGAAGTAGAGGCGGTGGTAAAAGCCATAATTGAAGAGCAAGGGCGTATTGATGTATTGGTCAACAATGCGGGTTATGCCGTATATGGAGCAGTAGAAACCGTTTCCATAGAAGATGCTCGTCGGCAATTTGAGGTTAACATTTTTGGCTTGGCCAGCATTACCCAAAAGGTATTGCCTTATATGCGAGAGGCTAAGAAGGGAAAAATTGTCAATATTTCTTCCGTAGGCGGGAAAGTCTACACCCCTTTAGGTGCCTGGTATCACGCTACAAAACATGCCTTGGAAGGTTGGTCTGATTGTTTACGATTGGAATTAGCTCCTTTCAATATTGATGTGGTACTAATTGAACCTGGAGTAATCCTTACAGAGTTCGGAGACGTAATGCTGGATCCGATGATTGCGCGTGCGAAAGGAACTGCTTATGAGTCTATGACCAATACTGTAGCTAAGGCTACCAAGCAAGTTTATTTTGAGGGTCAAGGATCACCAGCTTCGGTAATTACTCGCCTGGTTAACAAGGCGATAGCTAGTCAAAAGCCAAAAACTCGCTATGCGGGGGGAAGAATGGCCAAACCAATGATCCTAATTCGTCGTTACTTCAGTGATCGATTCTTTGACAGAATCATCATGAGCCAAGTAAAATAG
- a CDS encoding peroxiredoxin-like family protein: MLRYLFSALFSLFLFSACSQDLDSVQGLAIGDKAPLPTLQNEDGQSLSLSEALEKGPIILVFYRGQWCPYCNRHLSALEAIRDSLELEGAQLFAISPEKPEYLQEMQEKTEAGFNLLYDSAYQTIIAYDLAFLPSAGTRLKYNTLLGAKLSEAHGDERELLPVPATFLIDQKGIIRWRHFDPDYTQRSDPSEVLEALKAL, encoded by the coding sequence ATGTTACGATATCTTTTTAGCGCTCTATTCTCCCTATTTCTCTTTAGTGCCTGCAGCCAGGATTTAGATAGTGTTCAAGGCCTTGCCATTGGCGATAAAGCCCCTTTACCGACTTTACAGAATGAAGACGGCCAAAGCCTTTCCCTAAGTGAAGCCTTAGAAAAAGGCCCCATTATTTTGGTTTTCTACCGCGGGCAATGGTGCCCCTATTGCAATCGCCATTTATCTGCCTTAGAGGCGATTCGCGATTCCCTCGAATTGGAAGGTGCTCAGCTTTTTGCTATTTCTCCTGAAAAGCCTGAATACCTGCAAGAGATGCAGGAAAAAACAGAGGCCGGTTTCAACTTGCTTTATGATTCGGCTTATCAAACCATAATTGCCTACGATTTAGCCTTTTTGCCTTCGGCTGGAACGCGCTTGAAATACAATACCCTTTTGGGTGCAAAGCTTAGCGAAGCCCATGGTGATGAACGTGAGCTCCTACCTGTACCCGCTACTTTCCTGATCGACCAAAAAGGGATTATTCGCTGGCGGCACTTCGACCCCGACTATACCCAAAGGTCCGATCCCTCTGAAGTTCTGGAAGCCTTAAAAGCCCTCTAG
- a CDS encoding DoxX family protein, with product MQIIKIIVQVLLALIFIMVGSMKVFTPYSEMIITEGMTWAEDFSAGFIKIIGALEALGGLAVLLSLRIKSFKVLVPLASLGFMILMIGAAYTHWERSEPIATNAILFLVSALVLYQNRGALARNKA from the coding sequence ATGCAGATTATCAAAATAATTGTTCAGGTATTACTTGCGCTTATCTTCATTATGGTAGGCAGCATGAAGGTATTTACGCCCTACTCAGAAATGATAATTACGGAGGGCATGACCTGGGCCGAAGATTTTTCAGCCGGCTTCATTAAAATTATTGGAGCATTAGAAGCTTTGGGTGGGCTGGCAGTTTTACTTAGCCTGCGGATAAAGTCCTTCAAGGTTTTAGTTCCGCTGGCCAGTTTGGGATTTATGATTCTGATGATTGGCGCCGCCTATACCCATTGGGAAAGAAGTGAGCCTATAGCCACTAATGCGATTCTATTTTTAGTATCCGCCTTAGTGCTCTATCAAAATCGTGGTGCTCTGGCTCGCAATAAGGCATAA
- a CDS encoding threonine ammonia-lyase, whose amino-acid sequence MKDTLSKEALLEARQLISPHIHQTPVLQSRALNKISGAELFFKCENFQKTGSFKARGATHAVLRLSDEEKKRGVATHSSGNHGQALAWAAQKLGIPCHVVMPENAPEVKIAAVRNYGAEVHLCAPNLPAREAGLKAVQDEFGSVFIPPYNHPNIIAGQSTAAAELLDEIPDLDLIITPVGGGGLLAGTALSTHYFAERCQVIAGEPEGANDAFLSFYSGERVKEHQSQTIADGLLTTLGEINFPIIQELVSDIITVSETEIIEALKLIYQRLKIVVEPSSAVAFAAILQQAERYENRRIGIILSGGNVDLAKLPF is encoded by the coding sequence ATGAAGGATACCTTAAGCAAAGAAGCACTCTTAGAAGCCCGACAATTAATTAGCCCTCATATTCATCAAACACCGGTGTTGCAGAGTAGGGCCCTGAATAAAATTAGTGGAGCCGAACTCTTTTTTAAATGTGAAAACTTTCAAAAAACGGGATCTTTTAAAGCACGGGGAGCAACACATGCTGTTCTTCGTCTTTCGGATGAAGAAAAAAAACGCGGGGTGGCAACTCATAGCTCCGGAAATCATGGGCAGGCCTTAGCTTGGGCCGCCCAAAAGCTGGGCATACCTTGCCATGTAGTAATGCCCGAAAATGCCCCTGAGGTAAAGATCGCCGCCGTTCGAAATTATGGTGCAGAAGTGCATTTATGTGCGCCTAATCTACCGGCTCGGGAAGCAGGTTTAAAAGCTGTTCAGGATGAATTCGGATCGGTGTTTATTCCTCCCTATAATCATCCAAATATTATTGCTGGTCAGAGCACTGCTGCCGCAGAGCTTTTGGATGAAATTCCGGATTTAGATCTGATCATCACTCCAGTTGGAGGAGGTGGCCTTTTGGCAGGTACCGCCTTGAGCACCCATTATTTCGCAGAAAGATGCCAGGTAATTGCCGGGGAACCCGAAGGGGCTAATGATGCCTTTCTATCTTTTTATAGTGGAGAGCGGGTCAAGGAACATCAAAGTCAAACAATAGCTGACGGACTGCTTACCACCCTGGGCGAGATCAATTTCCCTATTATACAGGAACTGGTTTCGGATATCATCACCGTAAGTGAAACAGAAATAATTGAAGCTTTAAAGCTGATTTACCAGCGACTCAAAATCGTAGTAGAGCCCAGCAGTGCGGTGGCTTTTGCGGCCATTCTGCAACAAGCTGAGCGCTACGAAAACCGCCGCATCGGAATCATCCTCAGCGGCGGCAATGTGGATCTGGCTAAGCTGCCTTTTTAA
- a CDS encoding T9SS type A sorting domain-containing protein: MKKPLLITLLGSMTMALSAQQLPRAEASEDYQEMKARNGAFQYRPESSAQTVIWSEDFANGIPAGWSQNGTPALALWEYRGPNTAPPDSVGSRGCWAGPNNSGNLGDPINSPTRSNGFMIFDSDFLHSNGDRATNGSGPVPAPHVGRLRTDTIDLSAHSGAEIGFYMYARRFQSAWYVAISTDGGVTFPDTVEAFPASEVAVNASTDQNAYFRANLSSFVANQSYVVLEFVFDGNVSNSNGSGRYYWMIDDIELLTPPENSLVFTRATAPGATGEAPAHDIIFDNNSSYPKYLHLSDKQTVPITFDSNIYNYGTNAQTNVALAVEILDSNNAVAGTVFSPTVATLAPYDTAYYTTLTTSAWTPPFPGDFKLVYKAMSDSITLANTTAADTFNFSYGDAYSIDDKVADNYFGTNTGTNGMIAIGVLFNLEDPDQHPYGNGNSVYIQGMEMQMSCLTDSTADMEIAIYDTVGFAFNAGFPAGKNPIYRKVFSFDGSVPCNLANFSFEDANGKPLEIPADTYFFVASLFPNAADGVIRFANSTNWGQPTYASVFQNQNGSWFSGFSNSTTFEAPHYRVIMANPTNINLVENDLEEFQVYPNPTTGKGLIEFTEPGQYNLAVYSLAGEKVHEAKLAINAHEKYELNLDHLASGTYLLKLQNGSEEAKTVKLTIQK; the protein is encoded by the coding sequence ATGAAAAAACCCTTACTAATTACTTTATTAGGAAGTATGACCATGGCCTTAAGCGCCCAGCAACTTCCACGCGCTGAAGCTTCGGAAGACTATCAAGAAATGAAAGCTCGCAATGGCGCTTTTCAATATCGTCCTGAGTCTTCTGCACAAACCGTAATTTGGTCCGAAGACTTTGCCAATGGCATCCCCGCAGGATGGTCGCAAAATGGAACTCCAGCCTTAGCCCTTTGGGAATATCGCGGACCCAATACCGCTCCACCAGATTCGGTAGGTTCACGCGGATGTTGGGCAGGCCCCAATAATTCCGGTAATCTCGGAGACCCGATTAACTCTCCCACCCGTTCCAATGGTTTTATGATTTTTGATTCGGATTTCCTGCATTCCAATGGAGATCGCGCTACCAATGGTTCAGGTCCGGTTCCGGCACCGCATGTGGGTCGCCTGAGAACCGATACCATCGACCTTAGCGCACATTCTGGTGCCGAGATCGGCTTCTATATGTATGCCCGTCGTTTTCAATCGGCTTGGTATGTAGCAATAAGTACCGATGGAGGTGTAACTTTCCCGGATACAGTAGAAGCATTTCCCGCTAGCGAAGTAGCAGTGAATGCCTCTACGGATCAGAACGCCTATTTTCGTGCTAACCTCTCCAGCTTTGTTGCAAACCAAAGCTATGTAGTACTGGAATTTGTTTTTGATGGAAACGTAAGCAATAGCAATGGCTCGGGTCGCTACTATTGGATGATCGACGATATCGAATTACTAACACCACCGGAGAACTCCCTGGTATTTACGCGGGCAACGGCTCCCGGCGCAACTGGTGAAGCTCCCGCGCATGACATTATTTTCGATAACAATAGCAGCTATCCTAAATACCTGCATTTGTCAGATAAGCAAACTGTGCCAATTACCTTCGATAGCAATATTTATAACTACGGAACCAATGCTCAAACTAATGTTGCTCTGGCCGTGGAAATTCTAGATTCGAATAATGCCGTGGCGGGAACCGTATTCTCTCCTACCGTAGCCACATTGGCCCCTTATGATACGGCTTATTACACTACCCTAACCACTTCTGCCTGGACACCTCCCTTTCCCGGTGACTTCAAATTAGTATATAAGGCCATGTCGGATAGTATCACTTTAGCCAATACCACGGCGGCGGATACTTTCAATTTCTCCTATGGTGATGCTTATTCGATAGATGATAAGGTGGCAGATAATTACTTTGGAACCAATACCGGCACTAATGGAATGATTGCCATTGGAGTACTCTTCAATTTGGAAGATCCCGATCAACATCCATACGGAAATGGCAATAGTGTATACATCCAGGGAATGGAAATGCAAATGAGCTGTTTAACCGACTCTACCGCCGATATGGAAATTGCCATCTACGATACCGTCGGTTTTGCATTTAATGCGGGTTTCCCTGCGGGTAAAAACCCGATTTATCGCAAGGTGTTTTCCTTCGATGGCAGCGTCCCTTGTAATCTAGCGAACTTCTCATTCGAGGATGCAAATGGCAAGCCATTAGAAATTCCAGCCGACACTTATTTTTTCGTAGCAAGCTTATTCCCCAATGCTGCAGATGGAGTAATTCGTTTTGCCAATAGTACCAATTGGGGTCAGCCCACCTATGCTTCGGTATTCCAAAATCAAAATGGAAGTTGGTTCAGTGGCTTTAGCAATAGTACCACCTTTGAGGCACCTCACTATCGTGTGATTATGGCGAATCCGACCAATATCAATTTGGTAGAAAATGATTTGGAGGAGTTTCAGGTTTACCCGAACCCTACCACTGGAAAGGGGTTAATCGAGTTTACAGAGCCGGGTCAATACAATTTGGCAGTTTACTCTCTGGCAGGAGAAAAAGTACATGAAGCTAAATTGGCTATTAATGCCCATGAGAAGTATGAGCTTAATCTCGATCATTTAGCGAGCGGAACTTACCTTCTAAAACTTCAGAATGGATCAGAAGAAGCTAAAACAGTAAAGCTGACTATTCAGAAATAA
- a CDS encoding TetR/AcrR family transcriptional regulator, with product MTEKQEQILKTALRLFAEKGYDGTSTAKVAKAAGVSEGLIFRHFTNKEGLLKAVLEQGHEKVNQLYIQFSQEENPRKRLKNILDFVFTVPPEDYDFWRLIYALKWQTDAYDDSATAPLKEMLKGIFEEMHYQEPEAEAELVMILLDGLVTAILLRKPKELKQVQNLLHPRYML from the coding sequence ATGACGGAAAAACAAGAACAGATACTCAAAACGGCCCTGCGGTTATTTGCAGAAAAGGGCTATGATGGCACTTCCACCGCCAAGGTGGCTAAGGCAGCTGGAGTATCTGAAGGTCTGATTTTTCGGCATTTCACCAATAAAGAAGGCTTATTAAAGGCCGTGTTGGAACAGGGTCATGAAAAGGTAAATCAACTCTATATTCAGTTTAGTCAGGAAGAAAATCCGCGCAAGCGCCTTAAGAATATCCTGGACTTTGTATTTACAGTGCCACCGGAAGATTATGATTTCTGGCGTTTGATTTATGCCCTGAAGTGGCAGACCGATGCCTATGATGATAGTGCTACCGCTCCCTTAAAGGAAATGTTGAAAGGTATATTTGAGGAAATGCATTATCAAGAACCGGAGGCCGAAGCGGAATTAGTTATGATATTGCTGGATGGCTTGGTAACGGCCATTTTGTTGCGTAAACCCAAAGAATTAAAGCAGGTGCAAAACTTATTGCATCCTAGATATATGCTCTAA